The Ruminococcaceae bacterium R-25 genomic interval AGGCAGTAAAAGCCGTAAAGATAATTACCATAGTGCTGATGGCAATTGTCACGCACTATGTGCTTGCGGCGGTGGTAATGTTTACTGTGGTGTACGCAATGTTTACCAGTGCCAAGATCGAAGTCAGCACGGATGCTTCGGATTTCAATAAGTACATTCATAACGGAGATGACAAGGACAGCGAATACAGTATGGGTACGAACCCGCTTTTCGATGTCATGCCGGAGAAGATCGAAGCGGAAGTTACCGAATACCAGCTCACTTATTATAACCCGTGGGACGGCCAGTACATTGTCTACATGACGCTCGACTACGGTGACAGATACGATGCTGAGATCGCAAGGCTTCAGGCGATCGGAATTGACGATTACAAGGGCATCTACACCGTAACAGGTGATCCCGAAGGCTACGATCTGGTCGCTATGGATTCCGACGAGTACAACGGATTTGTCTATGCCATGATCCCTGAGGGTCAGGAAGGCAACACGAAGATCACCTACTGTGCGATCGTGTTCTGCAATTATTTCCTTGATCTGGATGTGCATGAATACATACCGGACAAGTACCTGCTGCCGGGCTTCGATGCGACGGACGAAAACCCGTACAGGAAAGAGAAATTGAATCTGTAACAGCTGATACCCGCGCCTCAAAGGTGCGGGTATTTTAATAATCGGATTGACCTCAAAACATTAACAAAAATCAATGATAAATTGAATATTAATATTAAACCTTGTTGATACAATGAAAGCACACTAATACTGAAACGGGGTGCTGATATGTTGGATCTTACAGGCAAATGGGTTTTGGTAACAGGTGCCGCGAGGGGCATAGGAAGGCTTGCCGCGCTTAAGATGGCAGAGCAGGGATGTAACCTGATCCTTCACAGCAGGGACATTTCCCACACGGCTTCTCTCGAAGAAGAATTGAAGGCTATGGGCGTTAAGTGCCACTCGGTTTCAGCTGATCTCAATGACATTCCCTCAGTACAGAAAATGCTCGAAAATATCGACGCTCTGGGCGTCGACGTCGATATCGTCCTCAACAATGCAGGTCTTCAGATCGCTTACAGGACTGATTACTACAAGACACCTGCAGACGATTACACAGTAAGCTTCAATGTTAATACGATCGCTCCCGCCATGATCTGCTATCACTTCCTGCCGAAGATGACAGAGCGCGGTTTCGGACGCATCGTAAACACAACGAGCGGCATCGATAAAGAGCCTGAGCAGGCAGGTTATTCCGCAGCAAAGGCAGCGCTCGACAAGATCACAAAGGACATGGCATCAAGGCTCGGCGGAACAGGCGTTGCGATGAACCTAACCGATCCAGGATGGTGCAGGACAGACCTTGGCGGTCCCAACGCGCCCAACGCACCTGAGAGTGCAATTCCCGGCGTCATCGTCG includes:
- a CDS encoding transcriptional regulator with XRE-family HTH domain; amino-acid sequence: MDQKKTGQFLKTLRNEKGLTQEQLAQKFNVSNRSVSRWETGTNLPDISLLVEIADFYDVDVREIIDGERKSEMMDQETREVAGKMADYATGEKSKLLRLVQVLSIIGVGLTVVAIVLQTLAYEPDLKRAGAIFATFLGFIVMSIITLYVTGLLQRFSKHRKAVKAVKIITIVLMAIVTHYVLAAVVMFTVVYAMFTSAKIEVSTDASDFNKYIHNGDDKDSEYSMGTNPLFDVMPEKIEAEVTEYQLTYYNPWDGQYIVYMTLDYGDRYDAEIARLQAIGIDDYKGIYTVTGDPEGYDLVAMDSDEYNGFVYAMIPEGQEGNTKITYCAIVFCNYFLDLDVHEYIPDKYLLPGFDATDENPYRKEKLNL
- a CDS encoding short-subunit dehydrogenase, giving the protein MLDLTGKWVLVTGAARGIGRLAALKMAEQGCNLILHSRDISHTASLEEELKAMGVKCHSVSADLNDIPSVQKMLENIDALGVDVDIVLNNAGLQIAYRTDYYKTPADDYTVSFNVNTIAPAMICYHFLPKMTERGFGRIVNTTSGIDKEPEQAGYSAAKAALDKITKDMASRLGGTGVAMNLTDPGWCRTDLGGPNAPNAPESAIPGVIVGAFVDDNINGQIFHAQDFAGMTLEEAVNSIK